A genomic stretch from Hoplias malabaricus isolate fHopMal1 chromosome 4, fHopMal1.hap1, whole genome shotgun sequence includes:
- the LOC136694320 gene encoding DEP domain-containing mTOR-interacting protein-like isoform X1 encodes MKLVEQENGTPHSRVAVGLEPTRNHWAQAGPSKQGKPVSMGRHGSRSDSYQDNSPVLSNPKSVLKKQVSPEELQRPGGKYIKRTFTIVGDAVGWGFVVRGSSPCHIQAVDPSGPAAAVGMKVCQFVVSVNGINVLETDYRTISHLILTGPRTVVMEVMEPVDC; translated from the exons ATGAAGCTGGTAGAACAAGAAAATGGGACCCCGCACAGCCG ggtcgcggtgggtctggagcctacccggaatcactgggcacaag CTGGGCCATCAAAGCAAGGGAAACCAGTGTCTATGGGTCGTCATGGCAGTAGGAGTGACAGTTACCAAGACAATTCTCCTGTACTCAGTAACCCAAAATCAG TGTTAAAAAAGCAAGTGAGCCCAGAGGAGCTGCAGAGACCTGGAGGGAAATATATAAAGAGAACATTCACT attgTTGGAGATGCTGTAGGCTGGGGTTTTGTAGTGAGGGGTAGCAGTCCGTGTCACATTCAGGCCGTTGATCCCAGCGGACCAGCAGCTGCTGTTGGAATGAAG gtctGTCAGTTcgtagtgtctgtaaatggaaTAAACGTTTTGGAAACAGACTATCGGACCATCAGTCACCTAATCCTCACTGGACCTCGCACTGTTGTCATGGAGGTGATGGAGCCAGTCGACTGCTGA
- the LOC136694320 gene encoding DEP domain-containing mTOR-interacting protein-like isoform X2, with protein sequence MGPRTAAGPSKQGKPVSMGRHGSRSDSYQDNSPVLSNPKSVLKKQVSPEELQRPGGKYIKRTFTIVGDAVGWGFVVRGSSPCHIQAVDPSGPAAAVGMKVCQFVVSVNGINVLETDYRTISHLILTGPRTVVMEVMEPVDC encoded by the exons ATGGGACCCCGCACAGCCG CTGGGCCATCAAAGCAAGGGAAACCAGTGTCTATGGGTCGTCATGGCAGTAGGAGTGACAGTTACCAAGACAATTCTCCTGTACTCAGTAACCCAAAATCAG TGTTAAAAAAGCAAGTGAGCCCAGAGGAGCTGCAGAGACCTGGAGGGAAATATATAAAGAGAACATTCACT attgTTGGAGATGCTGTAGGCTGGGGTTTTGTAGTGAGGGGTAGCAGTCCGTGTCACATTCAGGCCGTTGATCCCAGCGGACCAGCAGCTGCTGTTGGAATGAAG gtctGTCAGTTcgtagtgtctgtaaatggaaTAAACGTTTTGGAAACAGACTATCGGACCATCAGTCACCTAATCCTCACTGGACCTCGCACTGTTGTCATGGAGGTGATGGAGCCAGTCGACTGCTGA